AACTAATATCTGGCGATTATACCATAAAATGGTTAGTCTTTTCTAAGGATGATGGTTTTATTACTAAAGGATCATATATTTTTTCAATTGGTAGAACTAAAAGCTAGAGTAAATAATAATAGTATCATATGTTTTAAGGCTGTAGCCATTTTAGAATCTAAAGTGAATTCAATACTAGAAATAATTAATTATTAGTTTATTGATGCTGATGGTAAAAGATTTTAATAGAAACTGGTATTAAGAAAATGACATTTAAGATACCTGTTCCTATTTCAACGTGCTCCTATTTCAACGTGCTCCTATTTCAACGTGCTCCTATTTCAACGTGCTCCTATTTCAACGTGCTCCTATTTCAACGTGCTCCTATTTCAACGTGCTCCTATTTCATATGTGTTGAATGGCTTAAGATTCACTAATTCGAACTGTTTTTAAAGCGTTTCCCCAAACTATAACTTCGTCTAACATGTTATTGACCGATTTCTTATGTACAGAATGGGGTTTAAACTTTGTAAAGTTTTCAAAATCAGTATATATAGAAAGCAGTACTTGAGCTCGAACAGTCGCAACCTTAACTTCTGCCATAACTAAACGCAATTGCTCAACTGCTCTTACACCTCCTGCACTTCCATAACTAACAAACCCCGCCACCTTGTTATTCCATTCTTTGAAGAGAAAATCAATAGCGTTTTTTAAGGCACCAGGAATTCCATGATTGTATTCAGCTGTAACAAACACAAATGCGTCAAATGTTTTGATTTTCGAAGCCCATCGTTTTGTGTGAACCTTAGTATACGGGCCAATCAAAGGTGGAATTGGTTCATCTAATAGTGGCAGATTGTGATCGGCTATGTCAATAATTTCGAAATCGGCATCTTCTCGGACCTTTGCGAGGTCATATATCCACTGACTTACTGCTTTGCCATTTTGACCAGGTCTAGTGCTGCCAGTTATAATTGCGACCTTTAGCATTTGATTGATCACGAAATAGATAGGTCAATAAAGTTCTTATATGTCGAGGTTTTTTCTGGTTCCTAAGCGAATTATTGTATAATTATTGAGCATTTCATGGACTATAAGGATTTTCACCCTATTTTAGGCTCTGTTCATTTAACGATAAATCTATAGCTTGAAGATGTTCTATCTCTTTTGTGAGTACTAGAAACAGAACACCTTCAAAATATATATTCTATGGTTTGTATTTGTATTTTTCAGGTTTGTCATTAAGGCGAGTTTCAGAAAGGCTATCATGTTTTATCAGACGAAACCATGTCTCCATCTGGAACTGGGTTCAAAAGTACCATCCAAAGAAAATATCCTCAAGGAAAAGGAATATCCTGGAATTCATTGTTGATGAGACAATAATCAAGGTGGGATCAGAATACATTTGGCTATGGATTACTATAGAACCAAAAAACAAGGAAATTCTCGCACTAACTATCTCAAAGGAAAGAAACATGCTGATAGCAGAAAGGTTTCTCTCAGGCGTAGTCAAGATTCATGGAAAACATCCTGTATCGACTGACGGTGGAACCTGGTACCCAATGGCATGCAGATTCCT
This Candidatus Nitrosocosmicus oleophilus DNA region includes the following protein-coding sequences:
- a CDS encoding NADPH-dependent FMN reductase, coding for MLKVAIITGSTRPGQNGKAVSQWIYDLAKVREDADFEIIDIADHNLPLLDEPIPPLIGPYTKVHTKRWASKIKTFDAFVFVTAEYNHGIPGALKNAIDFLFKEWNNKVAGFVSYGSAGGVRAVEQLRLVMAEVKVATVRAQVLLSIYTDFENFTKFKPHSVHKKSVNNMLDEVIVWGNALKTVRISES
- a CDS encoding DDE-type integrase/transposase/recombinase, translated to MSTRNRTPSKYIFYGLYLYFSGLSLRRVSERLSCFIRRNHVSIWNWVQKYHPKKISSRKRNILEFIVDETIIKVGSEYIWLWITIEPKNKEILALTISKERNMLIAERFLSGVVKIHGKHPVSTDGGTWYPMACRFLKLKHHIHSPYEKSLIERTMQYIKDRTECFDDYFPCRKKNCNLKHVRNWLNLFVDYHNSELYSVK